One part of the Bacteroidota bacterium genome encodes these proteins:
- a CDS encoding 2-oxoacid:acceptor oxidoreductase subunit alpha codes for MAEKQLVKVEDVTVRFAGDSGDGMQLTGLQFSTSSAIAGNDLNTLPDYPAEIRAPAGSLNGVSGFQIHFSSGESTTHGDHPDVLVAMNPAALKVNLKDLKPTATIIVNESSFDSKNLSLAKYENNPLEDETLKGYNVLRVPMTKAVMNALDGVNISIKEKERCKNFFALGIMFWMFSRPVEPTIKWIENKFRVKPDILEANKKALMAGYHYSEMTELFTTRYFLEPVKLPPGKYKNVTGNEAVALGMVAASWKSGVPLFLGSYPITPASEILHELSNFKHFGVKTYQAEDEIAAICACIGAAFAGNIALTSTSGPGLALKMEAIGLGVMTELPIVIVDVQRGGPSTGLPTKTEQSDLFQAMYGRNGEAPVCVLAASTPADCFHMAYEAARIATKYMTPVILLSDGYLSQGSEPFRIPPEDELPELKIEFRTDKEEFYPYLRDENLSRPWAIPGTPGLEHRIGGLEKSHIYGNVSYVPENHEFMINLRDQKIKNIANDIPELEVRGEQEGDLLVLGWGSTYGAINEAMNRIQARDIKISQAHLKYINPLPRNLGDVLKRFKRILVPEINLGQLAMILRSEYLIDIIQYNKVQGLPFKASEIEEKILNLLGVENE; via the coding sequence ATGGCTGAAAAACAACTTGTAAAGGTTGAAGATGTTACCGTCAGGTTCGCGGGAGATTCGGGCGACGGTATGCAGTTAACGGGGTTGCAGTTTTCCACTTCCTCCGCAATCGCCGGTAATGATTTAAACACACTTCCTGACTACCCTGCAGAGATTCGCGCCCCCGCCGGTTCCCTGAATGGCGTTTCAGGTTTCCAAATACACTTTTCCAGCGGAGAAAGCACAACTCACGGCGATCATCCTGATGTGCTAGTTGCGATGAATCCCGCTGCGTTAAAAGTGAACCTAAAAGATTTAAAACCTACTGCCACGATCATTGTTAATGAGTCGTCATTCGATTCAAAGAACCTGTCACTGGCAAAATATGAGAACAACCCCCTTGAAGATGAAACATTAAAAGGCTACAATGTTCTCCGTGTCCCCATGACCAAAGCGGTCATGAACGCTCTCGACGGTGTTAATATTTCGATAAAGGAAAAAGAGAGATGCAAGAACTTCTTTGCACTCGGAATAATGTTCTGGATGTTCAGTCGCCCTGTCGAACCCACAATCAAATGGATTGAAAACAAGTTCAGAGTGAAACCCGACATCCTCGAAGCAAACAAAAAAGCTTTGATGGCAGGTTATCACTACAGTGAAATGACCGAGCTCTTTACTACCAGATATTTTCTTGAGCCCGTAAAGCTTCCTCCCGGAAAATACAAAAATGTTACCGGCAACGAAGCAGTTGCACTCGGTATGGTTGCCGCATCATGGAAGAGCGGAGTTCCCCTTTTCCTCGGTTCGTATCCTATTACCCCGGCATCGGAAATTTTGCATGAGCTAAGCAACTTTAAACACTTTGGTGTAAAAACATATCAGGCAGAAGACGAAATTGCGGCCATCTGTGCTTGCATCGGTGCTGCTTTTGCAGGAAATATAGCCCTGACTTCTACCTCAGGTCCCGGTCTTGCCCTTAAAATGGAAGCCATCGGACTTGGCGTTATGACAGAACTTCCGATCGTGATTGTGGATGTTCAGCGCGGTGGACCAAGCACAGGTTTGCCGACAAAAACAGAGCAGTCCGACCTGTTTCAGGCGATGTACGGAAGAAACGGTGAAGCTCCTGTTTGTGTGCTTGCTGCATCTACTCCCGCCGACTGTTTCCATATGGCTTACGAAGCTGCAAGAATTGCGACCAAGTATATGACCCCTGTAATTCTGCTTTCTGACGGATATCTCTCACAGGGTTCTGAACCTTTCAGAATTCCACCAGAGGATGAACTTCCGGAGTTGAAAATTGAATTCAGAACCGATAAGGAAGAATTTTATCCTTACTTGAGAGATGAGAATCTTTCACGCCCGTGGGCTATTCCCGGAACTCCCGGTCTGGAACACAGAATCGGCGGTCTCGAGAAATCACATATCTACGGAAATGTAAGCTATGTACCTGAAAATCATGAATTCATGATCAACCTCAGGGATCAAAAAATTAAAAACATCGCAAATGATATTCCTGAACTTGAAGTCCGCGGTGAACAGGAAGGTGACCTTCTCGTTCTCGGATGGGGTTCAACCTACGGAGCTATCAATGAAGCGATGAACAGAATTCAGGCACGGGATATTAAAATTTCCCAAGCCCACCTTAAATATATCAATCCCCTTCCCAGGAACCTCGGTGATGTTCTGAAGAGATTCAAGAGAATTCTTGTTCCTGAAATCAATCTCGGACAGTTGGCGATGATTCTTAGGAGTGAATATCTTATAGATATCATTCAATACAACAAAGTTCAGGGCTTGCCTTTTAAAGCATCTGAAATTGAAGAAAAGATACTAAATCTGCTCGGAGTCGAAAATGAGTAA
- a CDS encoding 2-oxoacid:ferredoxin oxidoreductase subunit beta: MSNENQIPTVQLTAKDFASNQDVKWCPGCGDYSILAQMQRVSPSLGVKKEDFVWISGIGCSSRFPYYMDTFGMHGIHGRAPSIASGVKIARPELAVWMATGDGDLLSIGGNHFIHTCRRNIGIKMVLFNNRIYGLTKGQYSPTSEQGKKTKSTPFGSVDYPFKPAMVALGAGIGFYARTIDREAKHMQEMMQKAAAHHGTTLIEVYQNCNIFNDGAYAHLTDKETKADHVLVLEDGQPMIFGKNRDKGIKLDGDIPVVIDLNDGVHSINDVWVHKEVDPSPVRAFILAEFIENPDLPVPIGCFRRFEKPTYEDLVVEQIDHVKEVKKVTSFEQLIGQGNVWTVE; this comes from the coding sequence ATGAGTAATGAAAATCAGATCCCAACAGTTCAACTGACTGCAAAAGATTTTGCGTCAAATCAGGATGTTAAATGGTGTCCCGGTTGCGGCGATTATTCGATTCTTGCTCAGATGCAAAGAGTATCCCCTTCTCTTGGTGTAAAGAAGGAAGATTTCGTTTGGATTTCCGGTATCGGATGTTCTTCCCGTTTTCCCTATTACATGGATACTTTCGGTATGCATGGAATTCACGGTAGAGCACCTTCAATTGCAAGTGGTGTGAAAATTGCCCGTCCCGAACTCGCTGTCTGGATGGCAACAGGTGATGGTGACCTCCTTTCCATAGGCGGTAATCACTTCATCCATACCTGCAGAAGAAACATCGGAATAAAAATGGTACTCTTTAACAACCGCATCTACGGTCTGACAAAGGGTCAGTATTCCCCGACTTCCGAGCAAGGGAAGAAAACCAAATCCACACCTTTTGGAAGTGTCGATTATCCATTCAAACCTGCAATGGTTGCCCTTGGCGCCGGAATCGGTTTTTATGCAAGAACTATTGACCGCGAAGCCAAACACATGCAGGAGATGATGCAGAAGGCTGCAGCTCATCATGGAACCACCCTGATAGAGGTGTACCAGAATTGCAACATCTTCAACGATGGTGCTTATGCACACCTTACAGACAAAGAAACAAAAGCTGATCATGTACTCGTTCTCGAAGATGGTCAACCGATGATTTTCGGCAAAAACCGTGACAAAGGTATCAAACTTGACGGTGATATCCCCGTGGTTATCGATCTGAACGATGGTGTTCACTCGATCAACGATGTTTGGGTACACAAGGAAGTCGATCCTTCACCGGTGAGAGCCTTCATTTTGGCTGAATTTATCGAAAACCCTGATCTTCCTGTTCCGATTGGTTGCTTCAGAAGATTCGAGAAACCAACCTACGAAGACCTCGTTGTCGAACAGATTGATCATGTGAAAGAAGTGAAAAAAGTCACTTCCTTCGAGCAGTTGATTGGTCAGGGCAATGTCTGGACAGTGGAATAG
- a CDS encoding STAS domain-containing protein, whose amino-acid sequence MKIKFSWPKEFVPKIYSLLSRGYSKETFFSDLSAGVIVGIVALPLAIAFAIASGVKPEQGLYAAIVAGLFVSLLSGSRSQVSGPTGAFIVIIYGIVQQYGYDGLAVATLLAGIFLVVLGLLKFGILLRFIPYSLTIGFTTGIAIIIFTSQINDFLGLGIAKVPADFVDKWIVFSENIQKINYYALGIGAVSLLFIFVWGRYNFKIPGSLIAIIVGTLAVYYFNLPVDTIGSKFGTVPNSLPEPRLPQISWQVFTQMFSPAFTIAMLAAIESLLSAVVADGMMGSRHRSNMELVSQGVGNIISPIFFGIPVTGAIARTATNIKSGAKTPVAAVIHGVVILVTMLLFADLASLIPLPVLAAILIYVAWNMSEMHAFFRTLKGTGADKLILLNTFLLTLFIDLTVAIEVGLVLAALTFIKKMSDVTQTQLITQSLYLPDEGEDKMTKTSVPVPKGVEIFEVYGTLFFGAVDQFRDTIRGMNKKPEVLVLEVSKLLVIDGSGLKAIEDLVDVLKKDGTSLVISGIHKQPLFELTRSGIIDKIGEDNLFGSLDETLKFLTDKTVTT is encoded by the coding sequence ATGAAAATCAAGTTTTCCTGGCCTAAAGAGTTCGTACCCAAAATTTACTCCCTCCTTTCAAGAGGCTATTCAAAAGAAACATTCTTTTCTGATTTAAGTGCCGGCGTTATAGTCGGAATTGTAGCGCTTCCCCTCGCAATTGCATTTGCCATCGCTTCAGGTGTAAAACCGGAGCAGGGGCTCTACGCGGCAATTGTTGCAGGTCTGTTTGTCTCTCTTTTAAGCGGATCAAGATCACAGGTTTCGGGTCCAACCGGGGCTTTTATCGTAATCATTTACGGAATCGTGCAACAGTACGGCTACGATGGACTCGCAGTTGCCACACTTCTTGCCGGAATTTTTCTTGTCGTGCTCGGACTGTTGAAGTTCGGGATACTTCTCAGGTTTATCCCTTACTCTCTCACCATTGGATTTACCACAGGTATCGCAATTATCATCTTTACAAGCCAGATAAATGATTTTCTGGGACTGGGAATTGCAAAAGTACCTGCTGACTTTGTGGACAAATGGATAGTCTTTTCGGAAAATATTCAGAAAATAAATTACTATGCTTTAGGAATTGGAGCGGTTTCTCTACTCTTTATATTTGTATGGGGAAGATATAATTTCAAAATTCCCGGTTCTTTGATCGCAATCATAGTGGGAACTCTCGCAGTTTACTATTTTAACCTGCCTGTGGATACAATCGGATCAAAGTTTGGTACAGTTCCCAACTCACTTCCTGAACCGAGGTTGCCACAGATTTCGTGGCAAGTGTTCACTCAAATGTTCTCGCCGGCATTTACTATAGCGATGCTTGCGGCAATAGAGTCACTTCTGTCTGCAGTAGTTGCCGATGGAATGATGGGTTCCCGGCACAGATCGAACATGGAACTGGTTTCTCAAGGTGTGGGTAACATTATATCGCCGATATTCTTTGGTATTCCTGTTACAGGTGCCATTGCAAGAACTGCAACAAATATCAAAAGCGGTGCAAAAACGCCGGTTGCAGCAGTGATCCACGGTGTAGTAATTCTTGTAACGATGCTCCTTTTCGCCGATCTTGCTTCACTGATTCCGCTTCCTGTTCTTGCTGCCATCCTGATATATGTAGCCTGGAATATGAGTGAGATGCATGCATTTTTTAGAACTTTAAAGGGGACGGGTGCCGACAAGCTTATTTTGTTAAACACATTTCTCCTGACACTTTTTATCGATTTAACCGTCGCAATTGAAGTGGGGCTTGTTCTTGCAGCACTCACTTTCATCAAAAAAATGTCGGATGTTACCCAAACCCAGCTCATAACACAAAGTTTGTACCTCCCTGATGAAGGAGAAGACAAAATGACGAAAACCTCGGTACCTGTTCCAAAAGGTGTCGAGATTTTTGAAGTGTATGGCACCCTTTTCTTCGGTGCTGTCGATCAGTTCAGAGATACTATCCGCGGGATGAACAAAAAACCGGAAGTTCTTGTTCTTGAAGTAAGCAAACTTCTTGTGATTGACGGGTCGGGACTTAAAGCCATCGAAGACCTTGTGGATGTTTTGAAAAAGGACGGCACTTCACTTGTTATCTCCGGAATTCATAAACAGCCCCTTTTTGAATTGACAAGAAGCGGTATCATCGACAAAATAGGAGAGGACAATCTTTTCGGCTCTCTCGATGAAACTCTGAAATTTCTGACTGACAAAACTGTTACAACCTGA
- a CDS encoding bifunctional oligoribonuclease/PAP phosphatase NrnA — protein sequence MIDFNKIAEILKGNNSFLITTHVNPDADAIGSEMAVYTLLKRLGKEIKVVNFSKTPPFLEFLDKEGVIENFAPEIHSEYFLCCDVVVALDFNRADRTVKMSPLFYQREKLKICIDHHLEPEEIFDNIFDDPGYAATCHIIYDLITKTNITELDYEISVPVYSGIATDTGNFKYDRTTPELHRIAATLLEKGVVPIEINDLIYGQDDLCKFALLGKALNSLKIYGDDNRFAVMTLSQADFNETGAVESDTEGFINYCMTIKGVKLGAMFIELREGFKVSLRGKRDYNVRDLAAHFGGGGHRQASGIRIRNHHLTEKQQEIINYILDNTTEVSQNA from the coding sequence ATGATCGACTTTAACAAAATAGCTGAAATACTTAAGGGGAACAATTCATTCCTGATAACTACCCATGTTAATCCCGATGCTGATGCAATCGGATCGGAAATGGCAGTATATACTCTTCTCAAGAGACTGGGGAAAGAGATAAAAGTGGTAAATTTCAGCAAAACACCCCCCTTCCTCGAGTTTCTTGACAAAGAAGGTGTGATCGAGAATTTTGCTCCTGAGATTCACTCAGAATATTTCCTGTGTTGTGATGTCGTTGTTGCATTGGACTTCAATCGAGCAGACAGGACAGTAAAAATGTCTCCCCTTTTCTACCAAAGAGAAAAATTGAAAATCTGTATCGATCACCACCTCGAACCGGAGGAAATTTTTGACAATATCTTCGATGACCCCGGTTATGCAGCTACATGTCACATAATCTATGATTTGATTACAAAAACAAATATTACAGAACTCGACTATGAGATTTCAGTCCCCGTCTACTCGGGAATCGCCACAGACACAGGAAATTTCAAGTATGACAGAACCACTCCCGAACTTCACAGGATTGCAGCTACACTTCTCGAAAAAGGAGTAGTGCCAATCGAGATAAATGACCTGATCTACGGCCAGGATGACCTTTGCAAATTTGCACTCCTCGGCAAGGCGTTAAATTCTTTGAAGATTTATGGTGATGACAATAGATTCGCGGTAATGACGCTTTCTCAAGCCGATTTCAACGAAACCGGAGCAGTTGAGTCGGATACCGAGGGTTTCATTAATTATTGCATGACCATAAAGGGTGTCAAACTTGGAGCGATGTTCATTGAACTTAGAGAAGGTTTTAAGGTTTCCCTCAGAGGTAAAAGAGATTATAATGTCAGAGATCTCGCTGCTCACTTTGGCGGTGGAGGTCACCGTCAGGCATCGGGCATCAGAATCAGGAATCACCACCTTACTGAAAAACAACAGGAAATAATCAACTACATATTGGATAACACTACAGAGGTCAGTCAGAATGCTTAA
- a CDS encoding leucyl aminopeptidase — protein sequence MLKPVFNFTDSIEVSPKSLTLFFINDDDNLEGNLDKFCEEHSIKLTPLNREAFLGKNHRLNCHNEVTNFSIQRMKKKDLSADMFRDRTADFFISLSSSVEVVNIILPCHLEYDKIFKSSDYLYQTLIEGVWLGCYKFDRYLSDKKEGEIRINLIGGTLDERERTTKAANQVMEGVFLARELANEPASVINPVTFSFKVTEIFSKLPHTTVEIFDAEKLEAMGMGGILAVGGGSAVPPRLAIIKYEHPEAIKSIALVGKGVTFDSGGISIKPAQNMGWMKADMGGAAAVAGTMLNVINMGMPLRVFAAIPLAENMLSGSAYRPGDIVTTYSGKTVEVDNTDAEGRIILADALTYASEQKPEILIDLATLTGACAVALAEVAAGLFTKDDELADKLYTSGLETSEFLWRLPMWDHYNRYNKSDVADVKNTGGRYGGAITAAKFLENFVKDDISWAHLDIAAPAIHNSTTSYSKTWMTGFGVRLLTSFLGDIK from the coding sequence ATGCTTAAACCGGTTTTTAATTTTACAGATTCAATAGAAGTATCACCAAAAAGCTTAACACTCTTCTTTATCAATGACGATGATAACCTCGAAGGGAATCTCGATAAATTCTGTGAGGAACATTCGATTAAATTGACACCCCTAAACAGGGAAGCATTTCTCGGGAAAAATCACCGTCTGAACTGTCACAACGAAGTTACAAATTTCTCGATTCAGAGAATGAAGAAGAAAGACCTGTCAGCCGACATGTTCCGCGACAGAACCGCAGATTTTTTTATTTCACTCTCATCATCCGTTGAGGTTGTAAACATAATTCTTCCATGTCACCTTGAATACGACAAAATTTTCAAGTCTTCCGACTATCTTTATCAGACACTTATCGAAGGTGTCTGGCTGGGTTGCTATAAATTTGACCGTTATCTCTCCGACAAAAAGGAGGGTGAAATTAGAATAAACCTGATCGGCGGAACTCTAGATGAGAGAGAAAGAACCACCAAAGCTGCAAATCAGGTGATGGAGGGCGTTTTTCTCGCTCGCGAACTGGCAAATGAACCCGCAAGTGTGATTAATCCCGTTACATTCTCTTTTAAAGTAACCGAAATTTTTTCCAAACTGCCCCATACGACAGTCGAAATCTTTGATGCAGAAAAACTTGAAGCCATGGGGATGGGTGGAATTCTGGCTGTAGGTGGCGGAAGTGCAGTCCCCCCAAGACTTGCAATAATAAAATATGAACACCCTGAAGCAATAAAAAGCATCGCCCTGGTTGGCAAAGGAGTAACTTTCGATTCAGGCGGCATTTCAATAAAGCCGGCTCAAAACATGGGCTGGATGAAAGCCGATATGGGCGGAGCTGCCGCAGTTGCAGGAACAATGCTTAATGTGATCAATATGGGAATGCCTCTTAGGGTTTTTGCTGCAATTCCCCTCGCTGAAAACATGTTGAGCGGTTCGGCATACAGACCCGGAGACATTGTCACCACATACTCTGGAAAGACTGTGGAGGTTGATAATACCGATGCGGAAGGAAGAATAATTCTTGCAGACGCCCTTACTTACGCCTCTGAACAAAAACCTGAAATCCTGATCGATCTTGCCACTCTGACCGGTGCCTGTGCCGTGGCTCTCGCCGAGGTGGCGGCAGGACTCTTTACAAAAGATGATGAACTCGCTGACAAACTCTACACTTCAGGCTTGGAAACATCCGAATTCCTCTGGAGACTGCCGATGTGGGACCACTACAACCGCTACAACAAAAGTGATGTGGCTGATGTAAAAAATACCGGTGGAAGATATGGCGGTGCAATAACTGCGGCTAAATTCCTCGAGAATTTTGTCAAAGATGATATATCATGGGCGCACCTTGATATCGCAGCACCTGCAATTCACAACAGCACAACAAGTTACTCCAAGACATGGATGACCGGTTTTGGTGTAAGACTTTTAACTAGTTTCCTGGGAGATATTAAATGA
- a CDS encoding EcsC family protein, producing the protein MSNDPKLFSAEMSYDDFLELEKCVEIIEKPSFFIKVSNFIGSPIEKLVEKLPEGSRNKITDITNDALLKGTNLAVKTLEYVESNTEHDSKKIHKLVASVLGGGAGLFGFTALAIELPLTTTVMLRSIAEIAKMNGEDMSSLETRLNCVQVFAFGSKNKADDAMNSSYYAIRILLSREIAALAGRLEAHFAGELASGILGKFLGKITERFSQNVLIKFVGQATPIIGAAGGASINYLFTEFYQQIATAHFTIRRLERKYSPELIEAEYDRIAVRLKTKKED; encoded by the coding sequence ATGAGCAACGATCCAAAACTTTTTTCGGCAGAAATGAGCTATGACGATTTTCTCGAACTCGAAAAATGCGTGGAAATAATCGAGAAACCTTCATTTTTCATCAAGGTTTCCAACTTTATCGGCTCACCAATTGAAAAACTGGTTGAAAAACTTCCTGAAGGCAGCAGAAACAAGATTACAGATATAACAAACGATGCCCTGCTAAAAGGTACCAACCTCGCCGTTAAAACTCTCGAATATGTCGAGTCGAATACCGAACACGACAGTAAAAAGATACACAAACTCGTTGCGAGTGTCCTCGGAGGTGGCGCCGGTCTCTTCGGCTTTACAGCTCTCGCCATCGAACTTCCTCTCACTACGACTGTGATGCTTCGCTCAATAGCCGAAATTGCTAAAATGAACGGTGAGGATATGTCATCCCTCGAGACCCGTTTGAACTGTGTTCAGGTCTTCGCATTCGGTTCAAAAAACAAGGCTGATGATGCAATGAATTCCTCATACTATGCAATCAGAATTCTTCTTTCCCGGGAAATTGCGGCGCTAGCAGGCAGACTGGAAGCCCATTTCGCAGGTGAACTGGCATCGGGTATTCTCGGCAAATTTCTTGGGAAGATAACTGAAAGATTCAGTCAGAATGTACTTATTAAATTTGTGGGTCAGGCGACACCCATCATTGGAGCTGCCGGCGGAGCATCGATAAACTACCTCTTTACCGAGTTTTATCAGCAGATAGCCACTGCCCATTTCACCATCAGAAGACTGGAAAGAAAATACTCTCCCGAACTGATTGAGGCAGAGTACGACAGAATCGCTGTCCGTTTGAAAACAAAAAAAGAAGACTGA
- the recG gene encoding ATP-dependent DNA helicase RecG yields MDRLSQPVSILPLIGPARAKAFKSAGLNTVRDILFYFPFRHIDRTTILTIGKAYEHVKKGYTGEITLIGKVQESKVMHFGNKKVLAVRVIENTAELDCIWFQGIEYFAKTFQTGQTLAISGKPSLSKRGDFQIMHPAFDKLTNEESENFFNTGKIIPVYSVNQFFKEANLGETGIRKIIEGALDRYLPVVHETLPKYILEKIELLPLQSTIKALHLPESMDIITKARHRLKFEEFFYYQLNAFSKKERYKKESNGIEFKPRTSFIKDFLNSLPFSLTKAQLKVLHEIKLDMLSPQPMMRLLQGDVGSGKTVVSLISMLIAVDSGFQSALMVPTEVLASQHFKSISKLLSNIKSSEATTSPVIEILTGSTKTKEKKRILEALAGGEIDIIVGTHALFEENIEFKNLGFLVIDEQHRFGVEQRARLMRKSATPDVLVMTATPIPRTLSLTVFGELDVSIIDELPANRIPVRTAIRGESALSGIYDFIRSRVREGRQAFIVFPLVEESEKLDLKAAEQGFTEICTHWLPDLKIVLLHGRMKWNEKEEIMNRFAAGEYDILVSTTIIEVGVDIPNATVMVINEAHRFGLSQLHQLRGRIGRGASQSYCILVTKNEIVASAARIKQKAEYLPQAVMERLRSITRLKAMEESSDGFKLSEIDLKMRGPGDIFGKKQSGIPEFKYCDLANDSAIMLKAKDLAQNIIQNDPGLKLPEHQIIGETLEAQIASGDNFYGVG; encoded by the coding sequence ATGGACAGGCTCTCCCAACCCGTAAGTATCCTACCTCTGATCGGTCCTGCGAGAGCAAAGGCATTCAAGAGTGCAGGCTTGAATACGGTAAGGGATATACTGTTCTACTTCCCTTTCAGACATATCGACCGGACCACAATCCTGACAATCGGGAAAGCTTATGAACATGTAAAAAAGGGGTATACGGGCGAAATCACACTGATTGGAAAGGTGCAGGAATCAAAAGTGATGCACTTCGGCAATAAAAAAGTGCTCGCTGTGAGGGTAATCGAAAACACTGCAGAACTTGATTGCATCTGGTTTCAGGGAATTGAGTATTTCGCCAAAACTTTTCAGACCGGACAAACCCTTGCCATCTCAGGGAAACCATCCCTCTCCAAAAGAGGTGATTTCCAGATAATGCACCCTGCTTTTGACAAGCTGACAAACGAAGAGAGTGAAAACTTCTTCAACACGGGAAAAATAATCCCTGTTTATTCAGTAAATCAGTTTTTCAAAGAAGCCAATCTCGGCGAAACAGGAATCAGAAAAATAATCGAGGGAGCGCTTGACAGGTACCTCCCCGTTGTCCACGAAACTCTTCCCAAATATATCCTCGAAAAAATCGAGCTGCTGCCGCTACAGTCTACAATAAAAGCGCTGCACCTGCCCGAATCGATGGATATTATCACTAAAGCCCGTCACCGTCTGAAATTTGAGGAATTCTTCTACTATCAGTTGAATGCCTTCTCAAAAAAAGAACGCTATAAAAAGGAATCGAATGGTATTGAATTTAAACCAAGAACCTCGTTTATCAAAGATTTCCTGAACTCACTCCCCTTTTCCTTAACCAAGGCACAGCTTAAAGTACTGCACGAAATTAAGCTTGACATGCTCTCCCCTCAGCCTATGATGAGACTACTTCAGGGGGATGTGGGAAGTGGCAAAACGGTTGTTTCCCTCATCTCGATGTTGATTGCGGTCGATTCAGGTTTTCAGTCTGCTTTGATGGTCCCAACGGAAGTGCTTGCATCGCAACATTTTAAGTCGATTTCAAAACTTCTGAGTAACATTAAATCCTCCGAAGCCACCACTTCCCCTGTGATTGAAATTTTGACCGGAAGCACAAAAACAAAAGAAAAAAAGAGAATTCTCGAGGCTTTGGCAGGTGGTGAAATCGACATCATTGTCGGTACGCACGCCCTGTTCGAGGAAAACATTGAATTCAAAAATCTTGGTTTTCTTGTAATAGATGAACAGCACAGATTCGGTGTGGAACAAAGGGCAAGACTGATGAGAAAATCAGCAACTCCCGATGTTCTTGTTATGACCGCCACTCCAATTCCGAGAACTCTGTCTCTGACAGTCTTTGGCGAACTGGATGTCTCCATTATTGATGAGTTGCCTGCAAACAGAATTCCGGTTAGAACAGCCATCCGCGGAGAATCAGCTTTATCCGGAATCTATGATTTTATCAGGTCACGAGTGCGGGAGGGTCGTCAGGCGTTTATAGTCTTTCCCCTTGTTGAGGAATCGGAAAAACTGGACTTAAAAGCCGCTGAACAGGGATTCACCGAAATCTGCACGCATTGGCTCCCCGATCTAAAAATCGTTCTCCTGCACGGTAGAATGAAATGGAACGAAAAAGAGGAGATAATGAACAGGTTCGCCGCCGGTGAATACGATATTCTCGTCTCCACGACAATTATTGAAGTGGGTGTTGATATCCCAAATGCTACAGTGATGGTAATTAATGAAGCCCATCGTTTTGGTCTTTCACAGCTACATCAGCTCAGGGGAAGAATCGGGAGAGGTGCTTCCCAATCATACTGTATTCTCGTTACTAAAAATGAAATTGTAGCCTCTGCAGCAAGAATCAAACAAAAAGCAGAATACCTCCCACAGGCTGTGATGGAGAGACTCAGGTCGATTACCCGCTTAAAGGCAATGGAAGAAAGCAGTGACGGTTTTAAGCTGTCCGAAATTGATCTGAAAATGCGGGGTCCCGGCGATATCTTTGGCAAAAAACAGAGTGGTATCCCTGAATTTAAATACTGTGACCTCGCGAATGATTCTGCAATTATGTTAAAAGCCAAAGACCTCGCCCAAAATATCATTCAGAACGACCCCGGACTTAAGCTGCCTGAACATCAAATCATCGGAGAGACGCTTGAAGCACAAATTGCTTCCGGTGACAACTTTTATGGAGTCGGCTAA
- a CDS encoding DNA alkylation repair protein — MTLNEIKEWLEENKDERGIKSWSKAGLNEMSTYGIGLTKLKTFAKNIKKDPKLARELWEEPVYDCRILSVLTDDPKLLTRERVEEQIKHTQFWMMSYAYVSNLLKDAPFKRELVLEWINEKDNLKRRMGFAMLSGVISAEKPVNVGFATAIIDRIEMEINSEENFVKDAMNNCLLGLGQINKELNEKAVAVAKRIGKVVVDYGDNSCEAPDCVKHLTSPRLQAKLG; from the coding sequence ATGACGCTTAATGAAATTAAAGAGTGGCTCGAGGAAAATAAGGATGAGAGGGGGATAAAATCATGGAGCAAAGCAGGATTAAATGAGATGTCAACCTACGGTATCGGACTGACCAAACTGAAAACCTTTGCGAAAAATATCAAGAAGGATCCCAAGCTGGCGAGGGAGTTGTGGGAGGAGCCCGTCTATGATTGCAGGATTTTATCAGTTCTTACAGATGATCCAAAACTTCTGACACGCGAGAGAGTCGAAGAGCAGATAAAGCATACACAATTCTGGATGATGTCTTACGCGTATGTTTCGAATCTCTTGAAGGACGCTCCATTCAAAAGGGAACTGGTGCTCGAGTGGATCAATGAAAAAGACAATCTGAAGCGCAGGATGGGGTTTGCAATGCTTTCGGGTGTAATAAGTGCCGAAAAACCGGTGAATGTCGGGTTCGCCACTGCCATCATCGACCGGATTGAAATGGAAATAAATTCCGAGGAAAATTTTGTAAAAGACGCAATGAATAATTGTCTTCTCGGTTTAGGTCAGATCAACAAGGAACTGAATGAAAAAGCAGTCGCAGTTGCCAAAAGAATAGGAAAAGTGGTGGTTGATTACGGCGACAACTCATGTGAGGCACCTGACTGCGTGAAACATCTTACTTCCCCAAGATTGCAGGCAAAACTGGGTTAG